DNA sequence from the Nocardia fluminea genome:
CGACATTGTGCGGGTCCTGCGCCGCTTCGTCGAAGGTGAGCACCGGCGACACGCAGGCATCGGTGCCCTGATAGACCTGCTGCCATTCGTCGCGAGTGCGCCAGGCCACCGCCTCGGCGATGAGTTCACGCAGGCGTGGCCACTCGTCGCGGTCGTCTTGCGCCGGCCAGTCGCTGGTGTCGACATCGAGCTTGGCGAGGAACTCACGGTAGAAGTCGGGTTCGAGCGCGCCCACGGCCAGGTATCGACCGTCCGCGCACCGGTAGGTGTCGTAGAACGGTGCGCCCGAATCCAGGAAGTTCGTGCCCGGCTCGTCGGAGTACAGCCCGGCGGCACGCAACCCCTGCAACTTCGCGGTGAGCACGGCGACGCCGTCGACCATCGCGGCGTCGATCACCTGGCCACGCCCGGTGCGCGCGGCTTCCACCAATGCGCAGGCGATGCCGAACGCACCGATCGCGCCGCCGCCCGCGTAATCACCGAGCAGATTGATCGGCGGTCGCGGGGCGCCGCCCTCGGACGCGAGTGCGTGCAGGGCGCCGGACTGGGCGACATAGTTGATGTCGTGTCCGGCGTCCTGCGCGCGGGGACCGGATTGGCCGTAACCGGTGAGCCGGACGTAGACCAGACGGGGGTTGCGCGCGGTGGCGTCCTCGGGGCCCAGACCCAGCCGTTCGGTGACACCGGGGCGATAGCCCTCGATGAACACATCGGCCGAATCAGCCAGGCGCAGAACAGCTTCGCGTCCGGCCGGGTCCTTCAGATCCACCGCTATCGACCCGACACCGCGATTGACCACATCGGTCTCCTCGGTCAGGCCGACAGTTTGGCTGAGCTCGCGCGCCGAGCGGTGCGGCGGGCGCACCACTCGGACGACGTCGGCACCCATGTCCGCCAGCAGCATCGACACGTAGGGCACCGGCCCCATGCCTGCCAGCACGACAACACGCACACCCGTCAACGGTCCCGTCATCGGTTCTTTCCCCTCCTAGTAGGAACGCGGTAGGCCGAGCACCTGCTGGGAGATGTAGTTGCGCACCATCTCCTGGGAGAACGGCGCATTACGCAGCAGACGCACCTCCCGCCACAGCCGCTCGATGTGGTACTCCTTCGCGTAGGCGTACCCGCCGAGTGTGGAGAACGCGCGGTCACATGCCTCGAAGCCGGCTTCGGCGCCGAGGTACTTGGCCGCGGCCGCCTCGGGACCACACGGCAGACCGGCGTCGAACAGCTCCGCCGCCCGCATGATCATGCCTTCAGCGGCTTCCAGGCGGATCCAGGAATCGGCCAACGGGTGTGCCACAGCCTGGTTCTGGCCGATCGGCCGGTCGAAGACGACACGGTTCTTGGCGTATTCGGCGCCGATCTCGAGCGCGGCGCGGCCGAGGCCAACGCCTTCCATGCCGACCACGATGCGCTCGGGATTCAGGCCGTCGAGCAGGTAGTAGAAGCCCTTGTCGACCTCGCCGACGAGGCGATCATCGGCCACCTCGAGGTTGTCGATGAACAGCTCGTTGGTGTCGATCGCGGCGCGGCCGAGCTTGTCGATCTCGCGAACGGTGATCTTGGAGCGATCCATGTCGGCCAGGAACAGCGACATGCCCCACAGCGGCTTGTCGTCGCGACGCGGCGAGGTGCGGGCCAGCAGCAGGATCTTGTGCGCGTTCTGGGCGTTGGTGATGAACACCTTCTGCCCGTTGATCACCCAGCCGCCGTCGACCTTGGTGGCCTTGGTCTTGATCCGCGAAGTGTCGACGCCCGCAGTGGGTTCGGTGACGCCGAAGGCCATCAGCAGATCGCCGGAGGCGAGCTGGGGCAAGAACTCGCGCTTCATCGCCTCCGAGCCGTACTTCACGATCGGCGCGGGCGGGAACGCGTAGAAGTGGATCGCCGAGCCGCCGCTCATGCCGGCGCCGGAGGCCGAGATCTCGCCCAGCATGACCGCGGTCTCTTTGAGGCCGAGCCCGATGCCGCCGTACTCCTCGGGGATCATCGCGCCGAGCCAGCCGCCCGCGGCGAAGGCTTTGACGAAGTCCCAGGGGTATTCGTGCTTGTTGTCCTTGTCGAGCCAGTAGTTGTTGTCGAACTTGCGCGCGAGCTCGCGCGTCGCCTGACGGACGACCTCGACGTTGTCGTCGGTGTCGGTAGCGGTAGTCATTGCTACTCCTGTTCGTCGCCCGCGGACACGGGGATCGCTTCGAGGGGGGTGGTGGGGTCGAGAGCGGACATGTCGCCGATCGGTGACCCGAGGAACCGGGACCGAATGGCCCGGCGCATGATCTTTCCGTTCTTTGTCTTGGGCAGGCTTTCCACGACGACCACCGCCGGGGCGAACGAGCGCCCCGCGTTGCCGGTCGCGGTGTCCTGCAGGTCTTGTGGGGCCTCCCCCGCGGCGCGCAGGACCGCGAAGGCCACCGCGCGCTGCCCGCGCAGTTCGTCGGGGACGCCGATCACGGCGACCTCGGCGATTCTGTTGTCGCGCAACAGCGCCGCTTCGATCTCGGCCGGACCGACCCGGCGACCCGAGAGTTTGATGGTGTCATCGGAGCGGCCGTGGATGCGCCACACGCCCTGATCGTCGATGCTGGCGAGGTCGCCGTGCACCCAGACACCGTCCCACTGGTTCCAGTAGGTCTCGAGGTAGCGCTCGCGGTCCTGCCAGAAGGCGTGGGTCATGCCGGGGAAGGTGTTGCGCACCACCAGTTCACCGATCTCACCGACGACCGGCTTGCCGTCCTCACCGAATACCGCGGCGTCGACGCCGGGCAGTGCGCCGGTGAAGGCCGCGGGTGCTGCGGGCAGGAAGGGGTAGCCGATCAGGATGCCGCCACCGACCTCGGTGCCGCCGCTGTAGTTGACGATCGGTCGCTTGCCACCGCCGACCTCGGAGAACAGCCACCACCAGGTGGGTTCATCCCAGGCCTCGCCGGTGGACACGAAGGTCCGCAGGCTCGGCATCTCGTGGGTGACGGCGTCTCCCGCCGCTTTCAGCGCTCGTGCCGCGGTGGGCGCGATACCGGCGACGGTGACGCCGTTGCGTTCGATGATCTCCCACATCCGGCTCGCGGTGGGATGGGTGGGCAGGCCCTCGATCATCACGATCGTGGCGCCCAGTTGCAGCGGGCCGGTCATCAGCATCGGACCGACGAGCCAGCCGAGATCGGTGATCCAGGAGACGACATCGCCGTCGTGCACATCGAAGCCGTAGCCGAAATCGACCGCCGTCTTCACCGCGAAGCCGCCGTGCGAGTGCACGATGCCCTTCGGGCGACCGGTGGTGCCCGAGGTGTAGACGATGGTCAGCGGGTCGTTGGACTCGGTGTCGGCGGTCGCCACCGGGGCCGGGTCGGCGTCGAGTTCGTCGTAGTACGCATCGCGGCCGTCGTGCATCGGCACGTCGGTTCCCAGATGCCGGATGACGACGACCTTGCGCACCGAGGGCGCCGACTCCAGCGCCGCGTCCGCGGTGGCCTTCAGCTCGACGCGCTTACCGCGCCGGGTCGTACCGTCCGCGGTCACCAGTAGCACCGCCTCGGAATCCTGCAGGCGGGTGGCGAGCGCGTCCGGTGCGTACCCGCTGAAGGTCGGCACCGAGACGGCCCCGATCATCGCGATTGCGAGGAACGCCACGGCCGCTTCGGGCACCACCGGCATGAACAGCACCACCCGGTCGCCGCGCCGCACACCCAACTGGGTGAGGTTGGCGGCGAACCGGCGCACCTCGACGTCGAGTTCGGCGAAGGTCAGCGTGCGACGCTCACCTTCGTCACCTTCGTAGACGATCGCGGTGCGGTCGGCGTTGGTTCCCTGCGCGTGCCGATGCGCGGCCAGCTGCGCGATGTTCAAGCCACCGCCGGTGAACCACCGCGGGAAGGGTTTTCCGGCCGATTCGTCGACGGCGCGGTCGAACGGGACCGAGAAGTCCACGCCCAGGTCGGTCGCCGCCGCCTGCCAGAACCATTCGGGTTCGGCGATCGCCCGTCGGTTGAGCTCGGTAACTGCCGTGGCATCGTCGCCGAAGCCCCAGCCGCGCATCGCCGTCAGCAGACGGCTGCGCTCACGGATCTGCTCGTCGGGAACCCAGGCCGGCTGCTCGACAGGCTGAACGTCCACCATGACGTGTCCTCCTCGTTGGTGATTCGTCGGGCCGGATCAGGCCTGCTCGGCCGGTCGCTTCATCATCAGGCCGACGCGCAGGGCGTCACAGACCACTTCGTCGCGCTGGTTGATGCCGAGGTGGCGGAACATCACGATGCCGGAGTCGTTGCGGCTCTTGGATTCCCGCTTGCTCTCGATCTTGGTCTGCACGTGGATCGTGTCGCCGTGGAACACGGGCTTCGGAAACTTGATCTGCTCGAAGCCGAGGTTGCCGAGCGTGGTGCCCTGGGTGGTCTCCGGCACGGTGATGCCCGAAACGAGGCCGAGGATGAACAGGCTGTTCACCAGGCGCTGACCATAGATGGAGTTCTTGCTGTACTCGGCGTCGAGATGCAGCGGCGCCAGGTTCAGGGTCATCACGCTGAAGAACGTGTTGTCCGCCTCGGTGACCGTGCGGCGGGTGGGGTGGTCGATGACCATTCCCGGCTCGAACTCCTCGAAATACAGGCCAGCCATGTCGCGTCCTCTCGGAATATATTATGTACTAGATAGTGCCGGAGGGATGTTACCCCACTGTGTGCGGCTCATCATATATTGTATCATCATATATTATATCTAGTATCAACCGCGCTCAACCGAGCCGCTCACAGAGGGAGCCGAGAGTGTCCGAACTCAGTGCCGAGGACTTCGAGCCGATCCTGGCCCACGTCCGTACTTTCATCCGCACGAAGGTGGTCCCCCGCGAGCAGGAGATCCTCGACACCAACGCGATTCCGGACGACATCCGCCACGCCGCGGCCGAGATGGGGTTGTTCGGGTACGCGATTCCGCAGCAGTGGGGCGGCCTCGGCGTCGATCTCACCCAGGACGTCGAGCTCGCCATGGAATTCGGCTACACCAGCCTGTCGCTGCGGTCGCTGTTCGGTACCAACAACGGCATCGCCGGCCAGGTGCTGGTGAACTACGGCACCGACGAGCAGAAGAAGCAGTGGCTCGAGCGGATCGCTTCGGGCGAGGTGCTGGCCTCCTTCGCGCTCACCGAACCCGGTGCGGGCTCCAACCCCGCGGGGCTGCGTACCCGTGCACGGCGTGACGGTGACGACTGGGTGATCGACGGTCAGAAGCGCTTCATCACCAACGCTCCCCTGGCCGATCTGTTCGTCACCTTCGCCCGCACCGCCGAACCGGGACCCGATGGCCCCGGCATCGCCGTGTTCCTCGTGCCCGCCGACACACCGGGCGTCATCGTCGGCCCCAAGGACGCGAAGATGGGCCAGGAGGGAGCCTGGACCGCCGACGTCACCTTCACCGATGTCCGTGTTCCCGCTGACGCGCTGGTGGGCGGCTCGGAAAATGTCGGGTACAAGGCCGCGATGGCCTCGCTCTCGCGTGGTCGCGTGCACATCGCCGCGCTCTCCGTCGGCACCGCCCAGCGTGCTCTCGACGAGTCGGTCGCCTACGCCGCCACCGTCACCCAGGGCGGCACAGCCATCGGTGACTTCCAGCTGGTCCAGGCGATGATCGCCGACATGCAGACCGGGGTGATGGCCGGGCGCGCGCTGGTGCGCGACGCCGCCGCCAAGTACGTCTCGGGCGAGGACCGACGGATCTCGCCGTCGGTGGCCAAGCTCTTCTGCACCGAGATGGTCGGCCGGGTCGCCGACAACGCGGTGCAGATCCACGGTGGCAGCGGCTACATGCGCGAGGTCACCGTGGAACACATCTACCGCGATGTCCGCCTGTTGCGCCTGTACGAGGGCACCAGCGAGATCCAGCGCCTGATCATCGGCGGCGGGCTCGTGCGCGAAGCGAAGAAGCGCGCGTGAGTACCGGTATCGCCACCGATCTGGCGACGCGGGTCCGCTCCGCCGCGACGCTGTTGTTCGTCCCGGCCGATCGTCCCGAACGTTTCACCAAGGCCGCGGCGGCGAGTCCCGGCCTGGTCGTGCTGGACCTCGAGGACGCCGTCGCCCCCGATGCCAAAGAGGCCGCACGTGAGAATGCCGTCGCCTGGATCGACGCGGGCAACGAGTGCGCCGTGCGCATCAACGCGGCCGGAACCGTCTGGCATGACGACGATCTCGCAGCACTGGCGCCGTTGCGCTGCGCGGTGATGCTGCCGAAAGCCGAGGCGGGGGTTCTCGACGGTGTCATCGCGGCGCTCGCCGCGGGGCAGTCGAGTCGACGAAGCGGTCCCTACCGTCCCAAAGCCACCACCGGCCGCACCGAATCCCTGCTGATCGCCTTGATCGAAACCGCTGCGGGAGTGCTGCATTCAGCAGCCGTCGCGGCCACAGCGGGGGTGGATCGACTGGCGGTCGGCACCTTCGATCTCGCCGCCGAACTCGGTGTCGACCCCACCGACCGCGAAGCGCTGGCCGGGACTCGGCACGCCCTCGTGCTCGCCTCCGCCGCGGCGGGCCTGCCCGGCCCGATCGACGGCGTCACCGCGGTCGTCGATGACGCCGATCTGGTCGATGACGACGCCCGCTACGGCAGGCGGCTCGGTTTCACCGGCAAACTCTGCATCCACCCGCGTCAACTCGACCCCGTAGCCACGGCCTTCCGGCCCAGCGCGGACGAACAGGCATGGGCGCGCATGATTTTCGCGGCGATCACCAACACTTCGGGTGTCGCCGTCGTCGACGGTGCCATGGTCGACAAGCCCGTCCTCGACCGTGCCCGACGCATCCTGGCGCAGCTCGACGCCACCACCGACAGTGAGGAATCATCATGACCGGACCACTTCTGGCCGACAAGACCGCCGTCATCACCGGCGCCGCCCAGGGCATCGGCTACGCGATCGCCGAACGGTTCATCGCCGAGGGTGCCCGCGTCATCATCGGTGACATCGATGGCGCCGCCGCCGAGGCCGCCGCCGACAAGCTCGGCGGCGCGACCGTCGCCCGCGGTGTGCGCTGTGACGTCACTGTCGCCGACGAGGTCCAGGCCCTGCTCGACGCTGCCGCCGAATCCTTCTCCCCCGTCGACGTGATGATCAACAACGCGGGCATCACCCGCGACGCGACCATGCGCAAGATGACCGAGGACCAGTTCGATCAGGTCATCGCCGTGCATCTCAAGGGCACCTGGAACGGCACCCGTCTGGCCGGCGCGGTGATGCGCGAGCGCGGCAACGGCGCCATCGTCAATATGTCCTCGCTCTCGGGCAAGATCGGCCTGCCCGGCCAGACCAACTACTCCGCGGCCAAGGCCGGCATCGTCGGTCTGTCCAAGGCGGCCGCGAAAGAGCTCGCGCACCTGGGTGTTCGGGTCAACGCCATCCAGCCCGGCCTCATCCGCACCGCCATGACCGAGGCCATGCCGCAGAAGGTATGGGATCAGAAGATGGCCGAGATCCCCCTCGGCCGCGCCGGGGAGATCGACGAGATCGCCACGGTGGCACTGTTTCTCGCCTCCGACATGTCCTCGTACATGACAGGCACCGTGCTCGAGGTGACCGGCGGGCGGTTCATGTGACCGCCTCCGCTTGGCAGCCGCATCTGGAAACCTCCACCGAGCTCCTCGATCCTGCTCCGGTGGCCGCGTTGGCCGCCCTGCTCGACGACGGTCTGCCCACTCCGGGCCCCGGCGATCCGCTGCCACCACTGTGGCACTGGGTGGCTCTGCCCCGGTGGGCCGCCTCCGGTGTTCTCGGTGTCGACGGGCACCCGCGACGCGGGTCGTTCCTGCCGCCGGTCGACCTGCCTCGCCGGATGTTCGCCGGCGGTGAGATCCGCTTCCACGCACCACTTCTCGTCGGCTCGACCGTGCGCCGCGAGGCCGAGGTCATCTCGGTGTCGGAGAAGAAGGGACGCTCGGGCGCACTGGTCGTGGTCGACGTCCAGATCCGATTGTTCGACGACACCGGCGAACTCGCCGTCGAGGAGACGCAAAACCTGATCTATCGGGAGGCAGCGCCCGCCCTCGAGCGGCCCGCGGCGCTGCCGGAGAACACGGTTCCGGGCCCGCCGATGCACCGCACAGCGGACAACGCCTGGGAGCTGCGCACCGATCCGTCACTGCTCGCGCGGTTCTCCGCGGCCACCGCCAACACGCACCGCATCCACTACGACTGGCCCTATGCCACCGGCGTGGAGGGCTACCCGGGGCTCGTTGTGCACGGCCCGCTCCAAGCCATCGCGTTGGCGGAGGTCCACCGGTTGATGGGTGGGTCGCCTGCACGCGAGCTACGGCACCGGGGCAGGGCGCCGCTGTTCTGCGGTCAGCCCGCCCGGCTGCTCGCCACCGAGGTGCCCGACGGTGTCGCACTCGAATTGTTCGGTCCCGGAGGCGAATCCGCCGGACCGAACGCCACCGTCGACCTCATCACCGATTAGCCAGGAGACATCGTGACCCGCGTTTTCACCACCCTCGACGAGGTCCGCGCCGCGGTGGGCGAGCCGATCGGCCCGAGTGAGCCGTTTCTCGTCGACCAGACGCGGATCTCCGCGTTCGCCGTGGTCACCGACGACGAGCAGTGGATCCACGTCGACCCGGAGCGTGCTGCCACGGGACCCTACGGCGGCACCATCGCCCATGGATATCTCACGCTCTCGCTGATCTCCCATTTCCGGCCGGAGCTCCTGGATTTCACCTTCGGCTCCGCCCGGGTCAACTACGGCGTCAACAAGGTGCGCTTTCCCGCGCCGCTGCGTGCCGGGTCGGAACTTCGGGCGACCGTCACGATCACCGATGTCACCGAGACGCCTGCGGGTGCCTCGGTGACGGCGAAGTACGTGCTCGACGGCGGTGAGGCGAAGCCGGCCTGCGTCGCCGAGACGGTTCTGCTGATCGTGAACTGATCAGCGCAGAACATGAAGAAGGGGGGTGGCCGCGGCCACCCCCCTTCTTTTCGTGCTGGTTACGCGTTGGCCGACACCGCGTCAGACAGGGCGATGACGCCCTCGGCGGTCTTGACGTGGGCGAGATCGACGTGCTGGCCCTCGAAGTCGACCGCGGCGCTGCCTGCGGCTTCGGCTTCCCGGAACGCCACGATCATGCGCCGGCAGTAGTCGACGGTCTCCGGCGACGGCGAGAACACCTCGTTGGCGATCGCCACGTGCGACGGGTGGATCGCCACCAGACCGCGGTAGCCGAGCTGGCGGTTGTCCAGGCAGAAGCGACGTGCGCCGTCGAGATCCTTGATGTCCTGCCACACGCCGGTCACCGGGTGGTGCAGCCCGTTCGCCTTGGCCGCCAAAATGATCCGGCTGCGCAGGTACAGCGTCTCGAGCCCGCCGGGAGTGAACTCGAAGCCGAGTTCCCGGCCGACGTCGGCGTTGGGACCGGTGGCACCGAGCAGCGAGGCCACCCGGGGGCTCGCGCCCGCGATGTCCTCGCAGTGCGCCATCGACACCGCGGTCTCGAAGGACACGATCAACTGCACGGTGCCCACCTCGATCCCCTCGCGCTGTTCGATGTGGCTCAGGACAGCGTCCAGGCGCACGATCTCCTCGGCGGTGAACACCTTGGCCAGGAACAGCCCGGCCAGCCCGGGACGCACGATGGCCTCCAAGTCGCCGCCGAGCAGCCCGCTGATTTCCGGATTGGCCCGTACCCACAGGTCGGGGCGCACGCCCTCGGCGGTGAGGCGGTCGATCGTGGCGGCGACGATGCCGCGTGCCTCGATCTTCTCG
Encoded proteins:
- a CDS encoding CaiB/BaiF CoA transferase family protein, yielding MTGPLTGVRVVVLAGMGPVPYVSMLLADMGADVVRVVRPPHRSARELSQTVGLTEETDVVNRGVGSIAVDLKDPAGREAVLRLADSADVFIEGYRPGVTERLGLGPEDATARNPRLVYVRLTGYGQSGPRAQDAGHDINYVAQSGALHALASEGGAPRPPINLLGDYAGGGAIGAFGIACALVEAARTGRGQVIDAAMVDGVAVLTAKLQGLRAAGLYSDEPGTNFLDSGAPFYDTYRCADGRYLAVGALEPDFYREFLAKLDVDTSDWPAQDDRDEWPRLRELIAEAVAWRTRDEWQQVYQGTDACVSPVLTFDEAAQDPHNVERGVFERVSGVLHPAPAPRFGRTPARAPSTPPTGLGELDDVLTRWSTAVTPTGAAAVSISE
- a CDS encoding acyl-CoA dehydrogenase family protein, which produces MTTATDTDDNVEVVRQATRELARKFDNNYWLDKDNKHEYPWDFVKAFAAGGWLGAMIPEEYGGIGLGLKETAVMLGEISASGAGMSGGSAIHFYAFPPAPIVKYGSEAMKREFLPQLASGDLLMAFGVTEPTAGVDTSRIKTKATKVDGGWVINGQKVFITNAQNAHKILLLARTSPRRDDKPLWGMSLFLADMDRSKITVREIDKLGRAAIDTNELFIDNLEVADDRLVGEVDKGFYYLLDGLNPERIVVGMEGVGLGRAALEIGAEYAKNRVVFDRPIGQNQAVAHPLADSWIRLEAAEGMIMRAAELFDAGLPCGPEAAAAKYLGAEAGFEACDRAFSTLGGYAYAKEYHIERLWREVRLLRNAPFSQEMVRNYISQQVLGLPRSY
- a CDS encoding AMP-binding protein; translation: MVDVQPVEQPAWVPDEQIRERSRLLTAMRGWGFGDDATAVTELNRRAIAEPEWFWQAAATDLGVDFSVPFDRAVDESAGKPFPRWFTGGGLNIAQLAAHRHAQGTNADRTAIVYEGDEGERRTLTFAELDVEVRRFAANLTQLGVRRGDRVVLFMPVVPEAAVAFLAIAMIGAVSVPTFSGYAPDALATRLQDSEAVLLVTADGTTRRGKRVELKATADAALESAPSVRKVVVIRHLGTDVPMHDGRDAYYDELDADPAPVATADTESNDPLTIVYTSGTTGRPKGIVHSHGGFAVKTAVDFGYGFDVHDGDVVSWITDLGWLVGPMLMTGPLQLGATIVMIEGLPTHPTASRMWEIIERNGVTVAGIAPTAARALKAAGDAVTHEMPSLRTFVSTGEAWDEPTWWWLFSEVGGGKRPIVNYSGGTEVGGGILIGYPFLPAAPAAFTGALPGVDAAVFGEDGKPVVGEIGELVVRNTFPGMTHAFWQDRERYLETYWNQWDGVWVHGDLASIDDQGVWRIHGRSDDTIKLSGRRVGPAEIEAALLRDNRIAEVAVIGVPDELRGQRAVAFAVLRAAGEAPQDLQDTATGNAGRSFAPAVVVVESLPKTKNGKIMRRAIRSRFLGSPIGDMSALDPTTPLEAIPVSAGDEQE
- a CDS encoding MaoC family dehydratase, with translation MAGLYFEEFEPGMVIDHPTRRTVTEADNTFFSVMTLNLAPLHLDAEYSKNSIYGQRLVNSLFILGLVSGITVPETTQGTTLGNLGFEQIKFPKPVFHGDTIHVQTKIESKRESKSRNDSGIVMFRHLGINQRDEVVCDALRVGLMMKRPAEQA
- a CDS encoding acyl-CoA dehydrogenase family protein, which encodes MSELSAEDFEPILAHVRTFIRTKVVPREQEILDTNAIPDDIRHAAAEMGLFGYAIPQQWGGLGVDLTQDVELAMEFGYTSLSLRSLFGTNNGIAGQVLVNYGTDEQKKQWLERIASGEVLASFALTEPGAGSNPAGLRTRARRDGDDWVIDGQKRFITNAPLADLFVTFARTAEPGPDGPGIAVFLVPADTPGVIVGPKDAKMGQEGAWTADVTFTDVRVPADALVGGSENVGYKAAMASLSRGRVHIAALSVGTAQRALDESVAYAATVTQGGTAIGDFQLVQAMIADMQTGVMAGRALVRDAAAKYVSGEDRRISPSVAKLFCTEMVGRVADNAVQIHGGSGYMREVTVEHIYRDVRLLRLYEGTSEIQRLIIGGGLVREAKKRA
- a CDS encoding HpcH/HpaI aldolase/citrate lyase family protein, translated to MSTGIATDLATRVRSAATLLFVPADRPERFTKAAAASPGLVVLDLEDAVAPDAKEAARENAVAWIDAGNECAVRINAAGTVWHDDDLAALAPLRCAVMLPKAEAGVLDGVIAALAAGQSSRRSGPYRPKATTGRTESLLIALIETAAGVLHSAAVAATAGVDRLAVGTFDLAAELGVDPTDREALAGTRHALVLASAAAGLPGPIDGVTAVVDDADLVDDDARYGRRLGFTGKLCIHPRQLDPVATAFRPSADEQAWARMIFAAITNTSGVAVVDGAMVDKPVLDRARRILAQLDATTDSEESS
- the fabG gene encoding 3-oxoacyl-ACP reductase FabG, which gives rise to MTGPLLADKTAVITGAAQGIGYAIAERFIAEGARVIIGDIDGAAAEAAADKLGGATVARGVRCDVTVADEVQALLDAAAESFSPVDVMINNAGITRDATMRKMTEDQFDQVIAVHLKGTWNGTRLAGAVMRERGNGAIVNMSSLSGKIGLPGQTNYSAAKAGIVGLSKAAAKELAHLGVRVNAIQPGLIRTAMTEAMPQKVWDQKMAEIPLGRAGEIDEIATVALFLASDMSSYMTGTVLEVTGGRFM
- a CDS encoding HTD2 family dehydratase produces the protein MTASAWQPHLETSTELLDPAPVAALAALLDDGLPTPGPGDPLPPLWHWVALPRWAASGVLGVDGHPRRGSFLPPVDLPRRMFAGGEIRFHAPLLVGSTVRREAEVISVSEKKGRSGALVVVDVQIRLFDDTGELAVEETQNLIYREAAPALERPAALPENTVPGPPMHRTADNAWELRTDPSLLARFSAATANTHRIHYDWPYATGVEGYPGLVVHGPLQAIALAEVHRLMGGSPARELRHRGRAPLFCGQPARLLATEVPDGVALELFGPGGESAGPNATVDLITD
- a CDS encoding MaoC family dehydratase: MTRVFTTLDEVRAAVGEPIGPSEPFLVDQTRISAFAVVTDDEQWIHVDPERAATGPYGGTIAHGYLTLSLISHFRPELLDFTFGSARVNYGVNKVRFPAPLRAGSELRATVTITDVTETPAGASVTAKYVLDGGEAKPACVAETVLLIVN
- a CDS encoding HpcH/HpaI aldolase/citrate lyase family protein, with protein sequence MKPYRSMLFVPGHKGAWADKGVASGADALILDLEDSVPAAEKIEARGIVAATIDRLTAEGVRPDLWVRANPEISGLLGGDLEAIVRPGLAGLFLAKVFTAEEIVRLDAVLSHIEQREGIEVGTVQLIVSFETAVSMAHCEDIAGASPRVASLLGATGPNADVGRELGFEFTPGGLETLYLRSRIILAAKANGLHHPVTGVWQDIKDLDGARRFCLDNRQLGYRGLVAIHPSHVAIANEVFSPSPETVDYCRRMIVAFREAEAAGSAAVDFEGQHVDLAHVKTAEGVIALSDAVSANA